A genomic window from Flavobacterium hankyongi includes:
- a CDS encoding NifU family protein — MTNQELEQNILKALDEIRPFLNSDGGDITLVGIEDDKHVKVRLEGACTSCSLSISTLKAGVETTIKKYAPQIETVVNVA, encoded by the coding sequence ATGACAAATCAAGAATTAGAACAAAACATTTTAAAAGCTCTAGACGAAATCCGTCCGTTTTTAAATTCCGATGGTGGTGATATTACCCTTGTAGGAATTGAAGATGATAAGCATGTTAAAGTTCGTTTGGAAGGTGCATGTACTAGCTGTAGCTTAAGTATAAGTACTCTTAAAGCAGGTGTAGAAACTACCATAAAAAAATACGCACCACAAATCGAAACCGTGGTAAATGTTGCTTAA
- a CDS encoding lysine transporter LysE, whose protein sequence is MALILPLFFGFLTALVGVAPPGIINMTAARISLQDGKSRAMMFTLGASIVVLVQTLVAVTFAQYIGGHKEVVVLLREIGFGIFAILTIYFIFIAKTPKVKLNDELQIKSKKSRFFLGMLISAINFFPIPYYVFASITLASYGYFTFDIPSGCSFVIGVVLGSFTVFYAYIAYFKKIESKAVYLLKNMNIIMGTITGVVSVLTLYNILKYYYKF, encoded by the coding sequence ATGGCTCTAATTTTGCCGTTGTTTTTTGGGTTTTTGACTGCGCTTGTGGGAGTTGCTCCTCCGGGAATTATTAATATGACCGCAGCCAGAATTAGCCTCCAAGACGGTAAATCTAGAGCCATGATGTTTACACTTGGAGCCTCAATTGTGGTTCTTGTACAAACATTAGTTGCTGTAACCTTCGCTCAATATATTGGAGGTCATAAAGAGGTGGTTGTTTTGTTGCGTGAAATTGGTTTTGGTATTTTTGCAATCCTTACCATTTATTTTATTTTTATAGCTAAGACTCCTAAAGTCAAGCTAAACGATGAATTGCAGATTAAGAGTAAAAAAAGCCGATTTTTCCTTGGAATGCTTATTTCTGCTATTAATTTTTTCCCCATACCATATTATGTTTTTGCCAGTATAACCCTTGCTTCTTATGGGTATTTTACATTTGATATTCCTTCGGGATGTTCTTTTGTTATTGGAGTGGTTTTGGGGAGTTTTACAGTTTTTTATGCCTATATAGCTTATTTTAAAAAAATAGAATCTAAGGCGGTTTATTTGTTGAAAAATATGAACATTATCATGGGGACAATAACAGGTGTTGTTTCGGTGTTAACGTTATACAATATCCTTAAGTACTACTATAAATTTTAA
- a CDS encoding Mrp/NBP35 family ATP-binding protein, with protein sequence MKLDRKEILKALENISIAGEGKNMVESGAVTNVITFGDEVVVDLALTTPAMHIKKRAEDDIRKLIHETFSPEITVKVNIKVEVPEKTNEIKGKAIPGISNIIAVASGKGGVGKSTVTANLAVTLGKMGFKVGVLDADIYGPSMPIMFDVENEKPISIEVYGKSKMKPIESYEIKLLSIGFFTAPSQAVIWRGPMAAKALNQMIFDAAWGDLDFLLIDLPPGTGDIHLSIMQSLPITGAVVVSTPQAVALADAKKGVSMFLSDSINVPVLGIVENMAYFTPEELPNNKYYIFGKEGAKNLAEDLQVPFLGEVPLVQSIREAGDYGRPAALQTASPLEKVFEEIARNTVQEVVSRNESLPPTEAIKITTMAGCSAVKK encoded by the coding sequence ATGAAATTAGATAGAAAAGAAATCCTTAAAGCATTAGAGAATATTTCTATTGCAGGAGAAGGGAAAAATATGGTCGAAAGTGGCGCAGTAACCAATGTGATAACTTTTGGCGATGAGGTTGTCGTTGATTTAGCGTTAACAACTCCCGCAATGCATATTAAAAAACGCGCAGAAGATGATATTCGTAAGTTAATTCACGAAACATTTTCTCCAGAGATTACAGTAAAAGTAAATATCAAAGTTGAAGTTCCTGAAAAAACAAATGAGATTAAAGGGAAAGCAATTCCTGGAATTTCAAACATTATTGCAGTAGCTTCAGGAAAAGGAGGAGTAGGAAAATCTACTGTAACAGCAAATTTAGCTGTGACTTTAGGTAAAATGGGTTTCAAAGTTGGAGTACTTGATGCAGATATTTACGGACCTTCAATGCCAATCATGTTTGACGTTGAAAACGAAAAACCTATTTCAATCGAAGTTTACGGAAAATCAAAAATGAAACCTATCGAAAGTTATGAAATCAAATTGCTTTCAATTGGGTTTTTTACAGCACCAAGTCAAGCCGTGATTTGGCGTGGACCTATGGCTGCTAAAGCATTAAACCAAATGATTTTTGATGCCGCTTGGGGTGATTTAGATTTCTTATTAATTGATTTGCCTCCAGGAACAGGTGACATTCACTTGTCAATCATGCAGTCGTTACCTATCACAGGAGCGGTTGTGGTAAGTACACCACAAGCAGTTGCCTTGGCCGATGCTAAAAAAGGAGTGTCGATGTTTTTGTCAGATAGTATAAATGTTCCTGTTTTAGGAATTGTGGAAAACATGGCTTACTTCACACCTGAAGAATTGCCAAATAACAAATATTACATCTTTGGTAAAGAAGGAGCTAAAAATCTTGCTGAAGATTTACAAGTGCCTTTCTTAGGAGAAGTGCCGTTGGTGCAAAGTATTCGCGAAGCGGGTGATTATGGTCGTCCAGCTGCATTACAAACAGCATCTCCATTAGAGAAAGTATTTGAAGAAATTGCAAGAAACACTGTTCAGGAAGTAGTAAGTCGTAACGAAAGCCTTCCTCCAACAGAAGCTATAAAAATCACAACAATGGCTGGTTGTTCGGCTGTTAAAAAATAG
- a CDS encoding sensor histidine kinase, translated as MSISFKKTYKFAVKSALYISLFSVGFISILSYFFFEINWFFSLAFGVSIFVFSFFVLQYRVERFIYRRVKKIYDDISFLDSSEFRNQSITTDMATLTKQVKKFATDKKLEIEMLKDREEYRREFLGNVSHELKTPLFTVQGYISTLLDGAHKDKVLRKKYLERAEKGVERLVYIVEDLDMIGKLEMGDESLELVEFDIVELSQNVMDLLEMQANKKDISLSFDSKYYRPIFVLGDYDKIQQVMMNLVMNSIKYGKEGGSTEIGIEDLTNNKVIVRITDNGEGIEKHNIPRLFERFFRVDKSGARAEGGSGLGLSIVKHIIEAHDEKIYVESKFGKGSEFSFTLEKVEKDSSN; from the coding sequence ATGAGTATAAGTTTTAAGAAAACATATAAGTTTGCTGTAAAATCTGCATTATATATTTCATTGTTTTCTGTTGGATTTATATCTATTTTAAGTTATTTTTTCTTCGAAATCAACTGGTTTTTCAGTTTAGCTTTTGGAGTTTCAATTTTTGTTTTTTCGTTTTTCGTTTTACAATATAGAGTGGAACGATTTATTTATAGACGAGTAAAAAAAATATACGACGATATCTCGTTTTTAGATTCTTCCGAATTCAGAAATCAATCTATTACTACAGATATGGCAACGTTAACCAAGCAGGTTAAAAAGTTTGCTACCGATAAAAAATTGGAGATTGAAATGCTCAAAGACCGAGAAGAATATCGTCGCGAGTTTTTAGGGAATGTATCTCACGAACTAAAAACCCCTTTGTTTACTGTGCAAGGTTATATTTCAACATTATTAGATGGGGCACATAAAGATAAAGTATTGAGAAAAAAATATCTTGAAAGAGCCGAAAAAGGAGTTGAACGACTTGTATATATAGTTGAAGATCTAGACATGATTGGTAAACTAGAAATGGGAGATGAAAGTTTAGAATTGGTTGAGTTTGACATTGTTGAATTATCTCAAAATGTTATGGATTTATTAGAAATGCAGGCTAATAAAAAAGACATCTCACTTAGTTTTGATTCTAAATATTACAGACCAATTTTTGTTTTAGGTGATTACGATAAAATTCAGCAAGTAATGATGAATTTAGTAATGAACTCTATAAAATACGGTAAAGAAGGAGGTTCTACCGAAATTGGTATTGAAGATCTAACAAATAATAAAGTCATTGTTAGAATTACTGATAATGGGGAAGGGATTGAGAAACATAACATACCTCGTTTGTTTGAACGATTTTTCCGAGTTGACAAAAGTGGTGCTCGTGCCGAAGGTGGTTCAGGACTTGGTTTGTCAATTGTGAAACATATTATAGAAGCCCACGATGAAAAAATTTACGTTGAAAGTAAATTTGGTAAAGGCTCTGAATTTTCTTTTACTCTCGAAAAAGTTGAAAAAGATTCTTCCAACTAA
- a CDS encoding DMT family transporter yields MLSKNNKWFLLILLSLIWGSSFILIKRGLVGLNPFHLGALRIIFACLFMLIVGFKSILKIPLTKWKYVAITSLFGNGLPVFLFAYAQTGIKSSVSGILNSLTPLYTLLIGVLAFGLGFVRNQVFGVALGLTGCLFLVFFGKSATGETNYFCAFLVVIATMCYALNVNLIKKYLSDVSPLAITTGNFLTLLIPAVIILFANGYADVMTQPEVIHSTLFIMILGMIGTGIANILYYQLIQITSPLFASSVTYFIPIVAMSWGMLDEESLNFMQIVGAGVILSGVYLASKK; encoded by the coding sequence ATGCTATCTAAAAACAACAAATGGTTCTTATTAATATTACTCTCTTTAATTTGGGGAAGTTCATTCATATTGATAAAACGTGGTTTAGTAGGTCTAAATCCTTTTCATTTAGGCGCTTTGCGAATAATATTTGCCTGTCTTTTTATGCTAATTGTAGGATTTAAAAGCATCCTTAAAATCCCTTTAACCAAATGGAAATATGTTGCCATCACTTCATTATTTGGAAATGGACTACCTGTGTTTTTATTTGCTTATGCACAAACTGGCATAAAAAGTTCTGTTAGTGGTATTTTAAATTCATTAACTCCATTATATACTTTGTTAATTGGTGTTTTAGCTTTTGGGTTAGGCTTTGTACGAAATCAAGTTTTTGGAGTAGCTTTAGGATTGACAGGTTGCTTATTTTTAGTTTTCTTCGGGAAATCGGCTACAGGTGAAACCAATTACTTTTGTGCATTTTTGGTAGTAATTGCAACCATGTGTTATGCCTTGAATGTGAATTTGATAAAAAAGTATTTGTCGGATGTTAGCCCGTTAGCAATAACGACAGGAAATTTCCTAACACTTTTAATCCCTGCGGTAATTATACTATTTGCGAATGGTTATGCAGATGTGATGACGCAACCTGAAGTTATTCATTCGACATTATTTATTATGATTTTAGGAATGATTGGAACAGGAATTGCCAACATTTTATATTATCAGCTAATACAAATCACCTCTCCTCTATTTGCTTCTTCGGTTACATATTTTATTCCAATAGTTGCCATGAGTTGGGGAATGCTGGACGAAGAAAGTTTAAACTTCATGCAAATTGTTGGAGCAGGTGTAATTTTAAGTGGTGTATACTTGGCTAGTAAAAAATAA
- a CDS encoding MGMT family protein has translation MAKDNPDNDNFFERVYAIARQIPEGRVTSYGAIAKALGTARSARMVGWAMNASHNMDDVPAHRVVNRNGVLTGKHHFDGTSLMQQLLESEGVEVVDNQIVDFEKYFWQPEIQV, from the coding sequence TTGGCAAAAGACAATCCCGATAATGATAATTTCTTTGAAAGAGTTTATGCAATTGCCCGACAAATTCCGGAAGGTAGAGTTACCTCTTATGGCGCTATTGCAAAGGCTTTAGGGACTGCACGATCTGCAAGAATGGTAGGTTGGGCAATGAATGCTTCTCATAATATGGATGATGTGCCCGCACACCGTGTAGTCAATCGTAATGGGGTACTTACTGGTAAGCATCATTTCGACGGAACAAGTTTAATGCAGCAATTATTGGAAAGTGAAGGTGTTGAGGTTGTTGATAACCAAATTGTTGATTTTGAGAAATATTTTTGGCAACCTGAAATTCAAGTATAA
- a CDS encoding glycosyltransferase, producing the protein MENTSKKILVAPLNWGLGHATRCIPIIKALETHHFTPIIASDGVALDLLRKEFPHIQTVELPSYNIEYPKNGQFFKLKLLANSPKMIEAILEEKKLIKKICKEHNIDGIISDNRLGVRYKKVPSVFITHQLNVMTGNTTWLTSKMHQYIISKFDQCWVPDVDSTPNLTGKLGHLDTKHNGIKYIGPLSRLHKKQLNKKYDLMVILSGPEPQRTMLEEKLSLELQTYKGSILFVKGKIQPQQIVEEKEQFTFYNYMNSAELEKAFNESEIILCRSGYTTVMDLAQLGKKAFFIPTPGQYEQEYLAKKYKKEGLVPYCKQDDFKTEKLLEIDLYKGLKDFKTNVSWKNLFQLFRE; encoded by the coding sequence TTGGAGAATACATCAAAAAAAATTTTGGTAGCCCCATTAAACTGGGGATTAGGTCACGCCACTCGTTGTATACCTATTATAAAAGCACTAGAAACTCATCATTTTACACCAATAATCGCTTCAGACGGTGTTGCTTTAGATTTATTACGAAAGGAATTTCCGCATATTCAAACTGTCGAATTGCCTTCTTACAACATTGAGTATCCAAAAAACGGCCAATTCTTTAAACTAAAACTATTGGCAAACAGTCCTAAAATGATTGAAGCCATTTTAGAAGAAAAAAAGCTGATAAAAAAAATATGCAAGGAACATAACATTGATGGAATCATCTCTGACAACAGGTTAGGTGTGCGTTATAAAAAAGTACCTTCGGTATTTATTACCCATCAACTTAATGTAATGACTGGAAATACAACTTGGTTAACCAGTAAAATGCATCAATACATTATTAGTAAGTTTGATCAATGTTGGGTTCCTGACGTTGACTCTACTCCAAACCTGACTGGAAAACTTGGTCACTTAGACACAAAACACAATGGGATAAAATACATTGGACCACTGAGTCGTTTGCATAAAAAACAATTAAATAAAAAATATGATTTAATGGTTATTCTTTCAGGACCGGAACCTCAAAGAACAATGTTAGAAGAAAAATTAAGTCTTGAACTGCAAACTTATAAAGGATCAATTTTATTTGTAAAAGGAAAAATTCAACCTCAACAAATCGTTGAAGAGAAAGAACAATTCACTTTTTACAATTATATGAATTCTGCAGAACTAGAAAAGGCTTTTAATGAAAGTGAAATTATATTGTGTCGATCAGGTTATACTACAGTTATGGACTTAGCTCAGCTTGGAAAGAAAGCCTTTTTTATCCCAACACCAGGTCAATACGAGCAAGAGTATTTAGCTAAAAAGTACAAAAAAGAAGGATTGGTTCCTTATTGCAAACAAGATGATTTTAAAACAGAAAAATTACTTGAAATAGATTTATATAAAGGTTTAAAAGATTTCAAGACCAATGTTAGTTGGAAGAATCTTTTTCAACTTTTTCGAGAGTAA
- a CDS encoding NAD(P)/FAD-dependent oxidoreductase — protein MIETDILIIGAGPTGLFAVFEAGLLKLKCHLIDGLPQPGGQLTELYPKKPIFDIPGYPSVNAGELVDNLMEQIKQFQPGFTLNEVAEKIQKLEDGTFIVTTNKGTEHHAKAVAIAGGLGIFEPRKPILKDIEFYEQEDRGVEYFVKDPEKFRGKKIVISGGGDSALDWTVFLSNVASEVTLVHRRNEFRGALDSVEKVQELKQQGKIKLITEAEVIGFNGSERITAVDIQVGKARTNVVCDYFIPLFGLTPKLGPIANWGLEIEKNAIKVNNALDYQTNIDGIYAIGDVNTYPGKLKLILCGFHEATLMCQSVYNRINPGKKYVLKYTTVSGVDGFDGSRKEAEKAVIKAID, from the coding sequence ATGATTGAAACCGATATACTTATTATAGGCGCAGGGCCTACGGGACTTTTTGCTGTTTTTGAAGCAGGACTTTTAAAATTAAAATGTCATTTAATTGACGGTTTGCCACAACCAGGTGGTCAGTTAACCGAATTGTACCCTAAAAAACCCATCTTTGATATTCCAGGATATCCATCAGTAAATGCGGGGGAATTAGTAGATAATTTAATGGAACAAATCAAGCAGTTCCAACCTGGCTTTACTTTAAATGAGGTTGCCGAAAAAATTCAAAAATTAGAAGACGGAACTTTTATTGTTACCACAAATAAAGGTACAGAGCACCATGCAAAAGCGGTAGCGATTGCAGGTGGATTGGGGATTTTCGAGCCAAGAAAACCTATTTTGAAAGATATTGAGTTTTATGAACAAGAAGATCGCGGAGTAGAATATTTTGTAAAAGATCCAGAAAAATTCCGTGGTAAAAAAATTGTAATTTCTGGTGGTGGTGATTCGGCACTAGATTGGACTGTTTTCTTGTCAAATGTAGCTTCAGAAGTAACTTTGGTTCATAGAAGAAATGAATTCCGTGGTGCTTTAGATTCAGTTGAAAAAGTTCAGGAATTGAAGCAGCAAGGTAAGATTAAATTAATAACAGAAGCAGAAGTTATTGGTTTCAATGGTTCAGAACGTATAACAGCGGTAGATATTCAAGTAGGTAAAGCTCGAACAAATGTGGTTTGTGATTATTTTATTCCGCTATTCGGTCTTACTCCTAAATTAGGTCCTATTGCCAACTGGGGATTAGAAATCGAGAAAAATGCTATTAAAGTTAATAACGCCTTAGATTATCAGACTAACATTGATGGTATTTATGCAATAGGTGATGTGAATACCTATCCTGGAAAGTTAAAGTTGATTTTATGTGGTTTCCACGAAGCGACTTTAATGTGCCAAAGTGTTTATAACAGAATTAATCCTGGAAAGAAATATGTGTTAAAATATACTACGGTTTCTGGAGTTGATGGATTTGATGGATCTAGAAAAGAAGCAGAAAAAGCAGTCATTAAAGCAATTGATTAA
- the trmB gene encoding tRNA (guanosine(46)-N7)-methyltransferase TrmB, giving the protein MGSKNKLKRFKENETFSNVFQPTREEVVSGNFPLKGKWNKDFFKNDHPIILELGCGKGEYTIGLAERNLDKNYIGIDVKGARFWRGAKTSVENGMDHVAFVRTQIELIEHIFAENEVDEIWITFPDPQIKYKRTKHRMTNSEFLKLYKRILKPNGVMNLKTDSEFMHGYTLGLLHGEGHEVEYANHNVYKNEGSPKEVTDIQTFYEKQYLEVNKAITYIRFKIK; this is encoded by the coding sequence GTGGGAAGTAAGAATAAATTAAAGAGGTTTAAGGAAAACGAAACGTTTAGCAATGTTTTTCAACCAACAAGAGAAGAAGTAGTTTCAGGGAATTTTCCTTTGAAAGGAAAGTGGAATAAAGATTTTTTCAAAAATGATCATCCCATTATTTTGGAACTTGGTTGTGGAAAGGGTGAATATACTATTGGTTTAGCAGAAAGAAATTTAGATAAAAACTACATTGGTATTGATGTTAAAGGAGCACGCTTTTGGCGTGGTGCAAAAACATCAGTTGAAAATGGAATGGATCATGTGGCTTTTGTTAGAACTCAAATTGAGTTAATAGAACATATTTTTGCAGAAAATGAGGTGGATGAAATTTGGATTACATTCCCAGATCCACAAATAAAATATAAGCGAACCAAACACAGAATGACCAATTCAGAATTTTTGAAATTGTATAAAAGAATTCTGAAACCTAACGGTGTAATGAATTTAAAAACAGATTCTGAATTTATGCACGGTTACACTCTTGGATTACTGCATGGAGAAGGGCATGAGGTTGAATATGCAAATCACAATGTTTATAAAAATGAAGGGTCGCCAAAAGAAGTAACCGATATTCAAACGTTTTATGAAAAACAATATTTGGAAGTTAACAAGGCAATTACGTATATTCGATTTAAAATAAAATAG
- a CDS encoding response regulator transcription factor, with protein MKKKDIKILLVDDEADILEIVGYNLSQEGYQIFTAENGKKAVEKAKKHHPHLIIMDVMMPEMDGMEACENIRKIPELSQTIITFLTARNEDYSLVAGFDAGADDYISKPIKPKVLVSKVKALLRRLKEEQSSSENLNVGGIEINREEYKIHKDGEEIILPRKEFELFYLLASKPGKVFKREEILDKVWGNEVVVGGRTIDVHIRKLREKIGEELFKTIKGVGYKFEF; from the coding sequence ATGAAGAAGAAAGATATTAAGATCTTGTTAGTTGATGACGAAGCCGATATTCTAGAAATTGTTGGCTACAATTTATCTCAGGAAGGATACCAAATCTTTACAGCAGAAAATGGCAAAAAAGCCGTAGAAAAAGCAAAAAAGCATCACCCACATCTTATAATAATGGACGTAATGATGCCTGAAATGGATGGAATGGAAGCTTGTGAAAATATTAGAAAAATACCTGAATTAAGTCAAACAATAATTACTTTTTTAACAGCTAGAAATGAAGATTATTCATTAGTAGCAGGATTTGATGCAGGTGCAGACGATTATATTTCTAAACCAATAAAGCCAAAAGTATTAGTAAGTAAAGTAAAAGCATTATTAAGAAGATTGAAAGAAGAACAAAGTTCGTCTGAAAATCTTAACGTTGGAGGAATTGAAATAAATAGAGAGGAATATAAAATTCATAAAGATGGTGAAGAAATAATTTTACCCAGAAAAGAATTTGAATTGTTCTATTTATTAGCTTCAAAACCTGGGAAAGTATTTAAAAGAGAAGAAATTCTTGATAAAGTATGGGGTAATGAAGTTGTGGTTGGAGGTAGAACTATCGATGTTCATATTAGAAAACTACGTGAAAAAATAGGAGAAGAGTTATTTAAAACCATCAAAGGAGTAGGTTATAAATTTGAATTTTAA
- a CDS encoding TonB-dependent receptor: MRTRLTILFLLFSLITFAQKTSVSGIVSDKDLKGEPLPFANISIKGTTLGASTDIDGKYAIEVTPGTHTIVFSFLGYESKEITFTVNEGENKVVNQILGSGSVTMEDVLVKATVSREKETALLLEQKKAVEIKQSIGAQEMSRKGVSDVEEGLTKITGISKVDGRGLFVRGLEDRYNNLLINGLAVPSNNPFKKIIPLDIFSTDIVSIIETYKTFNTNIYGDFAGGTFNILTANPTKGQTKISFGAGYTTGNNLNDFLISKDATSTGDFFGFSGNERNIPTVVGSKPANYELRPSEALTGFGSGFDVKKDKSPLNTSFSILNSDKFSIGDHNTLSYLLSVNFDNKYQVREGVDRFFNPGQDNYDNNLRTTSYKYLTNSSALAVLNFKNNRLNVTSNTFYLKTTQNMIQDQLGSTNGQANITNSFIRLNELQETSYLNTQLFGNYKLTKDEKHTVKAGVSYSTSNYELPDRKSFKGAKIDEDHTSITYTGNSLFRQYLDFDGKHYLSGMAEYSWKFGNEDLEKANKLTIGYNGYVNQMQSKFRFLISQNMASNSVILNTNEPDATLTSELENGNFTYKEGTNATYKPKLLEFVNAGYIDGAFKFGERIDLNLGARVEQTNRETKYKDAGSFDEPYKKDKLDKINFLPSLNAKYKLNDNSNVRFAGSKTITKPVIMESYPLEFVNPDGTIENGNRKAKNSDNYNFDLKYEWFPSSKEMVTITGFSKFIQNPIERLFSPSAGSGGQIITYNNSKKATLYGAELEFLVQLERISSVLSNFSFGMNTSLMYSKVEIEKVKDGLQSPETIAVDSNPSRKLQGASPWIINADLKYESEFSKDWKNTMTLVFNAYSKRIYAVGTNKLDNYYEMPFNKLDFIWGNKISDKWDIKLSAENILNPTYKIQMGDKSRIQISESDLTVKSYKKGVGFSANLSYTF, encoded by the coding sequence ATGAGAACCAGATTAACCATTTTATTCTTATTATTCTCTTTAATAACATTTGCCCAAAAAACTTCTGTTTCGGGAATTGTTTCAGATAAAGATTTAAAAGGAGAACCTCTTCCTTTTGCCAACATAAGTATAAAAGGAACTACACTAGGAGCATCAACTGATATTGACGGTAAATATGCAATCGAAGTAACTCCAGGAACACATACTATAGTATTCAGCTTTTTAGGATACGAATCTAAAGAAATTACCTTCACAGTAAACGAAGGTGAAAACAAAGTAGTCAACCAAATATTAGGCTCAGGAAGTGTAACTATGGAAGACGTTTTGGTTAAAGCAACTGTAAGTCGTGAAAAAGAAACAGCTTTATTACTAGAACAAAAAAAAGCTGTTGAAATTAAACAAAGTATAGGTGCACAAGAAATGTCACGTAAAGGAGTAAGTGATGTTGAAGAAGGATTAACAAAAATTACAGGTATTTCTAAAGTTGACGGACGTGGATTATTTGTTCGCGGACTAGAAGACAGATATAACAACCTTTTGATTAATGGTCTTGCAGTTCCATCAAACAATCCATTTAAAAAAATTATCCCACTTGATATTTTCAGTACTGACATTGTAAGCATTATTGAAACATATAAAACTTTCAACACTAATATTTATGGTGATTTTGCTGGAGGAACTTTTAACATTTTAACTGCAAATCCAACAAAAGGACAAACTAAAATTAGTTTTGGTGCTGGATATACTACAGGAAACAACTTAAATGACTTTTTGATTTCTAAAGACGCAACTTCAACAGGAGACTTCTTCGGTTTTTCTGGAAATGAAAGAAATATTCCAACTGTAGTAGGAAGCAAGCCTGCAAATTATGAATTAAGACCAAGTGAAGCATTAACTGGATTTGGCTCTGGTTTTGATGTTAAAAAAGATAAATCTCCACTAAACACAAGCTTTAGCATTTTAAATTCTGATAAATTTTCAATTGGAGACCATAATACTTTAAGTTATTTACTTTCGGTAAATTTTGACAATAAATACCAAGTTAGAGAGGGAGTTGATCGCTTTTTTAATCCAGGACAAGATAATTACGATAATAATTTAAGAACAACCTCTTATAAATATTTAACTAACTCATCTGCTTTAGCTGTTTTAAACTTTAAAAACAATCGTTTAAATGTTACTTCAAATACTTTTTATTTGAAAACCACACAAAATATGATTCAAGATCAATTGGGATCTACAAATGGCCAGGCTAATATTACAAATTCATTCATAAGACTAAATGAATTACAAGAAACAAGTTACTTAAACACTCAACTTTTTGGAAATTACAAGTTAACTAAAGATGAAAAGCATACAGTTAAAGCTGGTGTTTCTTATTCAACTTCAAACTACGAATTGCCTGATCGTAAATCATTCAAAGGGGCTAAAATTGATGAAGATCACACCTCAATCACATATACTGGAAACAGTTTATTTAGACAATATTTAGACTTTGATGGTAAACATTACTTATCTGGAATGGCAGAATACAGTTGGAAATTTGGAAACGAAGATTTAGAGAAAGCAAATAAATTAACTATTGGTTACAACGGCTATGTTAATCAAATGCAATCTAAATTCAGATTCTTAATTTCTCAAAACATGGCTTCAAATTCTGTCATTTTGAACACTAACGAACCTGACGCAACATTAACTTCGGAATTAGAAAATGGGAACTTTACTTATAAAGAAGGAACAAACGCAACATACAAACCTAAATTATTAGAATTCGTAAACGCTGGATATATTGATGGTGCTTTTAAATTTGGAGAAAGAATCGACTTAAATCTAGGTGCAAGAGTAGAGCAAACAAATCGTGAAACAAAATATAAAGATGCTGGTAGTTTTGATGAACCATACAAGAAAGACAAATTAGACAAAATCAATTTTTTACCTTCTCTTAACGCAAAGTACAAACTAAATGACAACTCAAATGTACGTTTCGCAGGGTCAAAAACAATTACAAAACCTGTAATTATGGAATCTTACCCATTAGAATTTGTTAACCCAGACGGCACAATAGAAAATGGTAATCGAAAAGCAAAAAATAGTGACAATTATAATTTTGATTTAAAATATGAGTGGTTCCCATCATCAAAAGAGATGGTTACTATTACAGGATTCTCAAAATTTATTCAGAATCCAATTGAAAGGTTATTCTCTCCATCTGCTGGAAGTGGTGGTCAAATCATTACTTATAATAACTCTAAAAAAGCTACTCTTTATGGAGCTGAATTAGAATTCTTGGTACAATTAGAAAGAATATCGAGTGTATTATCTAATTTCTCTTTTGGAATGAACACTTCATTAATGTATTCTAAAGTAGAAATCGAAAAAGTTAAGGATGGTTTACAAAGTCCAGAAACTATTGCTGTAGATTCTAATCCTTCAAGAAAATTACAAGGTGCTTCACCATGGATTATTAACGCTGATTTAAAATACGAATCTGAATTCAGTAAAGACTGGAAAAACACAATGACTTTAGTTTTCAACGCATACAGCAAACGCATCTATGCTGTTGGTACAAATAAACTTGACAACTACTATGAAATGCCTTTTAATAAACTAGATTTTATATGGGGAAATAAAATATCTGACAAATGGGATATCAAACTTTCTGCAGAAAACATTTTAAATCCAACCTATAAAATCCAAATGGGTGATAAAAGCAGAATCCAAATTTCTGAAAGCGATTTAACGGTGAAATCATACAAAAAAGGAGTTGGTTTTTCTGCCAATTTATCTTATACTTTCTAA